One uncultured Methanobrevibacter sp. genomic window carries:
- the purC gene encoding phosphoribosylaminoimidazolesuccinocarboxamide synthase, translating to MDKKELINKGKVKSVFNTDNEDEVIIEFRDDMTAGDGARKEVMSKKGSYNALISTKLFKVLEENGIKTQFVDLPETNVMVAKKLEMIPIEVIIRNIATGSLIRKYPIADGTKLEPPIVQMDFKADEFHDPMLNDSIIKALGLATQEEIDELTQKALKINEILSKFFLDAGIILVDFKIEFGKDKNGEIILGDEISPDSCRLWDSETLDMLDKELFRKGKDNEVMDAYVEVYNRIIPDDEKIEL from the coding sequence ATGGATAAAAAAGAGTTAATTAATAAGGGTAAAGTAAAAAGTGTATTTAATACTGATAATGAAGATGAAGTTATCATTGAATTTAGGGATGATATGACTGCTGGTGATGGTGCAAGAAAAGAAGTTATGAGTAAAAAAGGTTCTTATAATGCACTTATTTCTACTAAACTTTTCAAAGTATTAGAGGAAAATGGTATTAAAACACAATTTGTTGATTTACCTGAAACTAATGTGATGGTAGCTAAAAAATTAGAAATGATTCCTATTGAAGTTATTATTAGAAATATAGCTACTGGTAGTTTAATTCGTAAATATCCGATAGCTGATGGTACTAAATTAGAACCACCTATTGTTCAAATGGACTTTAAGGCTGATGAGTTCCATGATCCAATGCTTAATGATTCTATTATTAAAGCTTTAGGATTAGCTACTCAGGAAGAAATTGATGAATTAACTCAAAAAGCATTAAAAATTAATGAAATTTTATCTAAATTCTTTTTAGATGCTGGAATTATATTAGTTGATTTTAAAATAGAATTTGGTAAAGATAAAAACGGTGAAATTATTTTAGGTGATGAAATTAGCCCAGATAGTTGTAGATTATGGGATAGTGAAACCTTAGATATGTTAGATAAAGAATTATTCAGGAAAGGTAAAGATAATGAAGTTATGGATGCTTATGTAGAAGTTTATAATAGGATTATTCCTGATGATGAAAAAATAGAATTGTAA
- a CDS encoding phosphorylcholine transferase LicD, which yields MHYTDYSDDTIQKLQKLELMILKDFMAICEKNDIEYFIYGGSALGAVRHGGFIPWDDDIDIIMFRKDYEKFKKVALSKSNDKYNFLTSKTKDYFFLFSKIMLKNTIFEEWWVNQVDFDLGIDIDIFVLDNVPDNKLKRLIHVKRCRFLDRLLAMSVIKFEGYPLLVQTLANIGHGFLKLFNISREKLFKKTHKLLDKYNEKECRYVCDISALHHPQIYEIKDFKPSKKIMFEDVEVNCPNNLDSILTQIYGDYMTLPPESERYNHITQKIDFGPYDE from the coding sequence ATGCACTATACTGACTATTCTGATGACACAATCCAAAAATTACAAAAATTAGAACTTATGATTCTAAAAGATTTTATGGCTATTTGTGAAAAAAATGATATAGAATATTTTATTTATGGTGGTAGTGCATTAGGTGCTGTTAGACATGGGGGATTTATCCCATGGGATGATGATATTGACATTATAATGTTTAGGAAAGACTATGAAAAATTTAAGAAAGTTGCACTTTCCAAATCTAATGACAAATATAATTTTTTAACAAGTAAAACAAAAGATTATTTCTTTTTATTTTCAAAAATTATGTTGAAAAATACTATTTTTGAAGAATGGTGGGTTAATCAAGTAGATTTTGATTTAGGAATTGATATTGATATCTTTGTATTAGACAATGTCCCAGATAATAAACTAAAAAGATTAATCCATGTGAAACGTTGCCGTTTCTTAGATAGATTACTTGCAATGTCTGTTATAAAATTTGAAGGTTATCCTCTTTTAGTTCAAACATTAGCTAATATAGGTCATGGATTTTTAAAATTATTTAATATTTCAAGAGAAAAATTATTTAAAAAAACACATAAATTATTAGATAAATACAACGAAAAAGAGTGCAGATATGTTTGTGATATTTCAGCCCTTCATCACCCACAAATTTATGAAATAAAAGATTTTAAACCTAGTAAGAAGATAATGTTTGAAGATGTGGAAGTTAATTGTCCAAATAATCTTGACAGTATTCTTACACAGATTTATGGAGATTATATGACTTTACCTCCCGAATCTGAAAGATACAATCATATAACTCAAAAAATAGATTTTGGACCTTATGATGAATGA
- the purS gene encoding phosphoribosylformylglycinamidine synthase subunit PurS, producing the protein MIFDIEVKVSLKEGMLNPEATTIERSLALLGYDVKNANTVDVIKFQMEGQDREVIRENVVDMCERLLCNPVIHNYKINVIPQNSACGE; encoded by the coding sequence ATGATTTTTGATATTGAAGTTAAAGTATCTCTTAAAGAAGGTATGTTAAATCCAGAAGCTACAACTATTGAAAGATCTCTTGCTTTACTTGGTTATGATGTTAAAAATGCAAATACTGTGGATGTTATCAAATTCCAAATGGAAGGTCAAGATAGGGAAGTAATTAGAGAAAATGTTGTAGATATGTGTGAAAGATTACTTTGTAATCCTGTAATTCATAATTATAAAATTAATGTTATTCCACAAAATTCTGCTTGTGGGGAATAA
- a CDS encoding glycosyltransferase family 2 protein, with product MTFKISVIMPVYNAEKDLDAAINSVINQSLGFENIELIIVDDCSTDNSRSIISSYAEKYDNIVPVFLDENSGLPGKPRSLGIKYASAEYISFLDSDDEYLPSGLKSLYDTISMEDSDFTIGSHIINLDGDKVKVKFLQSNENLVNLNPLESQKVFDSLSLNYFVAPWGKIFKKDLILENNITFLEDSLCEDTYFYFKALINSNKVSILPNTQVYMYNTFEHKKTAIHGHDVKKFNRFLKGMYKVNNLLESIKLSQHVTIGENIGSLLLIFSNLDNKHKMAAVKEIYKFEKHLNCKIDIHRREIAILNNKVLNKQFKQAIFISKVYTSLYNNQTIKNLYRKFNIRKNN from the coding sequence ATGACTTTTAAAATTAGTGTGATAATGCCTGTTTATAATGCTGAAAAGGATTTGGATGCAGCTATTAATTCAGTAATAAATCAATCTTTAGGTTTTGAAAACATTGAATTAATAATAGTTGATGATTGTTCAACAGATAATTCTAGAAGTATTATAAGTAGCTATGCTGAAAAATATGATAATATTGTTCCTGTTTTTTTAGATGAAAACTCAGGACTTCCAGGTAAACCACGTAGTTTAGGTATTAAATATGCTAGTGCAGAGTATATATCTTTTTTAGATTCTGATGATGAATATCTGCCATCAGGACTTAAATCTTTATATGATACTATTTCAATGGAGGATTCTGATTTTACAATTGGATCACATATTATTAACTTAGATGGGGATAAAGTTAAGGTTAAATTCTTACAAAGTAATGAAAATTTAGTTAATTTAAACCCTTTAGAATCTCAAAAAGTCTTTGATAGTTTAAGTTTAAATTATTTTGTAGCTCCATGGGGTAAAATCTTTAAAAAAGATTTAATTTTAGAAAATAATATAACTTTTCTGGAAGATTCATTATGTGAAGATACTTATTTTTATTTCAAAGCATTAATAAATTCAAATAAAGTTTCTATTTTACCTAATACTCAAGTTTATATGTACAATACTTTTGAACATAAAAAAACAGCTATACATGGGCATGATGTAAAGAAGTTTAATAGATTCTTAAAAGGCATGTATAAAGTTAATAATCTTTTAGAATCAATAAAATTATCTCAACATGTAACAATAGGAGAAAATATTGGAAGTTTGCTTTTAATTTTTTCTAATTTAGATAATAAACATAAAATGGCTGCTGTTAAGGAAATTTACAAATTTGAAAAACATCTAAATTGTAAAATTGATATTCATAGAAGAGAAATAGCTATTTTAAATAATAAAGTTTTAAACAAACAATTTAAACAAGCTATATTTATCTCTAAAGTATATACTTCACTTTACAATAATCAAACAATAAAAAATCTTTATAGGAAATTTAATATTAGGAAAAATAATTAA